From Triticum aestivum cultivar Chinese Spring chromosome 4A, IWGSC CS RefSeq v2.1, whole genome shotgun sequence, a single genomic window includes:
- the LOC123082593 gene encoding methyl-CpG-binding domain-containing protein 9-like: MPAQKLGPEGSNSAQNCPAASTSCDENVSKSKEPAPDTDTTSCEEAASSATDKPTTRLLAVNGGLVPESSLRPVTGRNSHILKQQKINLLDIDAALPEEALTTSKSQQMRRRSWRAFVKHAESISEMVLATSMLERVIKSEFLKNDWWYWSSFTVAMKTSTVSSLALRIYTLDNCIMYTKQTNTVPPADSTKVVNKGRKGKEPEPSAS, encoded by the exons ATGCCTGCACAAAAGTTAGGGCCTGAGGGGTCTAATTCTGCTCAAAATTGTCCTGCAGCTAGTACTTCCTGTGATGAAAATGTGTCAAAATCTAAGGAACCAGCCCCTGATACTGATACTACTTCCTGTGAGGAAGCAGCATCTTCTGCAACAGACAAGCCAACAACAAGATTGCTAGCTGTTAACGGTGGCTTGGTTCCGGAGTCATCACTGAGGCCTGTTACAGGAAGAAACTCTCATATCCTGAAGCAACAAAAGATAAATTTGCTTGATATAGATGCAGCGTTGCCAGAGGAAGCTTTGACAACCTCAAAGTCTCAACAAATGCGAAGGCGTTCATGGCGTGCTTTCGTCAAGCATGCAGAATCAATATCCGAG ATGGTACTGGCGACCAGCATGTTGGAGAGAGTGATAAAATCCGAGTTCCTGAAGAATGATTGGTGGTACTGGTCCTCCTTTACAGTAGCCATGAAGACCTCAACTGTATCCTCGCTCGCTCTCAGGATCTACACTCTCGACAACTGTATCATGTACACCAAGCAGACTAACACTGTGCCACCGGCTGACAGTACAAAGGTTGTGAACAAGGGGAGGAAGGGGAAAGAGCCAGAACCATCAGCGTCGTAA